The following coding sequences are from one Chloroflexota bacterium window:
- a CDS encoding ABC transporter ATP-binding protein, whose amino-acid sequence MSAQPSQVPLLETRDLSRVFGHGARGVRAVDRVSFTVQPGEIVAIVGESGSGKSTLARLLLRLLDVSSGSILLDGDDVTQLKRTDDLKKYWQKVQGVFQDPFAAFNQFYTIRRVLGNALNVLDHRLTDTERLPRVEASLREVGLDPDDVLNKLPHQLSGGQVQRVMIARALVVGPKLLIADEPTSMLDASLRVTVLNLLLDLRKRHNTTILFITHDLGQAYYLSDRILVMYNGELVEKGPVEYVLANPQHEYTKRLMTDVPRLHGWGTA is encoded by the coding sequence ATGAGCGCGCAACCATCCCAGGTTCCTCTTCTCGAAACGCGCGACCTCTCACGCGTGTTTGGTCATGGCGCACGCGGCGTGCGCGCAGTGGATCGCGTGTCGTTCACGGTGCAACCCGGCGAGATCGTCGCCATCGTCGGCGAAAGCGGCAGCGGCAAGTCCACGCTCGCACGGCTCTTGTTGCGTTTGTTGGATGTGTCGAGTGGCAGTATTTTGTTGGACGGCGACGATGTCACGCAACTCAAGCGCACGGACGACCTTAAAAAATATTGGCAAAAAGTGCAAGGCGTTTTTCAAGACCCGTTCGCCGCGTTCAATCAGTTTTACACGATTCGCCGCGTTCTGGGCAACGCGTTGAACGTGCTCGATCATCGCTTGACGGACACGGAACGTTTGCCGCGCGTCGAAGCAAGTCTGCGCGAAGTGGGCTTGGACCCCGACGACGTGTTGAACAAATTGCCCCATCAACTTTCGGGCGGGCAGGTGCAGCGCGTGATGATCGCGCGCGCGTTGGTCGTGGGACCCAAGTTGTTGATCGCGGATGAGCCGACGAGTATGCTCGACGCATCGCTGCGCGTCACCGTGCTGAATCTATTGCTCGATCTCCGCAAGCGGCATAACACGACGATTCTGTTCATCACGCACGACCTGGGGCAGGCGTACTATTTGAGCGACCGCATCCTGGTCATGTATAACGGCGAATTGGTCGAAAAGGGACCGGTTGAGTATGTGTTAGCAAATCCGCAACACGAGTACACCAAACGCTTGATGACCGATGTGCCGCGTTTGCATGGATGGGGCACAGCGTGA
- a CDS encoding ABC transporter ATP-binding protein — protein sequence MIVKNVRAYYAVGTGPEVKAVDGVSFAIREGEVLGIAGESGCGKSTLAAVMALTARAPLLVKSGEMSLDGETLPLTHQLDAPRAWHGKKVALLPQRAMNSLNPTARVRDVVVDVVRAHDPTIQSRAAIEQARERLEQVSLPSRVLESYPHQLSGGMRQRVVAVISTLLNPKVLIADEPTSALDVSSQKQLILLLQLLLECRFITRIAFITHDLPMLSNIAHRIVVMYAGKLAEIGTTREIVDSPQHPYTKALICSTLDPDPRVRACRLDGILGAPPDLRRPPSGCRFQPRCPHALEICAREEPPIFGSEERFAACWLLHEQFQIAKEKQR from the coding sequence ATGATTGTCAAAAACGTCCGCGCCTACTATGCGGTTGGCACGGGTCCCGAAGTTAAAGCTGTAGACGGCGTTTCGTTCGCCATTCGCGAGGGCGAAGTGCTGGGCATCGCCGGCGAATCGGGATGCGGCAAGTCCACACTCGCCGCGGTGATGGCGTTGACCGCGCGCGCACCGCTCCTCGTCAAGAGCGGCGAAATGTCGCTCGACGGCGAAACGCTTCCGCTGACCCATCAACTTGACGCGCCGCGCGCGTGGCATGGCAAAAAAGTTGCGTTGCTTCCACAACGCGCGATGAATTCGCTGAATCCAACCGCGCGCGTCCGCGATGTCGTCGTGGATGTCGTGCGCGCGCACGATCCCACGATTCAATCGCGCGCGGCAATCGAGCAAGCGCGCGAGCGATTGGAGCAAGTGTCGTTGCCGTCGCGCGTGCTCGAAAGTTACCCGCATCAATTGAGCGGCGGAATGCGCCAGCGCGTCGTCGCAGTGATTTCGACGTTGCTCAACCCCAAGGTGTTGATCGCGGACGAGCCGACCTCCGCGCTCGACGTGTCGTCGCAAAAGCAACTCATCTTGCTTTTGCAGTTGCTCTTGGAATGTCGTTTCATCACGCGCATTGCGTTCATCACGCACGACTTGCCGATGTTGAGCAACATCGCGCATCGCATCGTGGTGATGTATGCGGGCAAACTTGCCGAGATCGGCACGACGAGAGAAATTGTGGACTCGCCCCAGCATCCCTACACCAAGGCGCTGATTTGTTCGACGCTCGATCCCGATCCGCGCGTGCGAGCGTGTCGTCTCGACGGCATCCTGGGTGCGCCGCCCGATCTGCGTCGTCCTCCGAGCGGTTGTCGCTTTCAACCGCGCTGCCCGCACGCGCTAGAGATTTGCGCGCGTGAAGAGCCGCCCATTTTCGGCAGCGAGGAACGCTTTGCCGCGTGCTGGTTGCTGCACGAACAATTCCAAATCGCGAAGGAGAAACAGCGATGA
- a CDS encoding ABC transporter permease — translation MANLMRLNRRFLFSVIMLCLVISFGFLGPVILGRDKPLATVGGLYDHPSEKAWLGTDNFGRDVFTQLMHGIRTSLIIGAIAGAEAILIGLVIGTLAGYIGGIVEEVLMATTNVVITIPSIVILILLSIAISTRSIVAMGLIIGLTSWPWTARAVRAQTSSLRTREHVDIARLSGAATFGLIIWEILPYMLSYVVMAFVLQLNTGILQEATLSMLGLGPSDTISLGQMLHWALLWESVRTGAWWGFVPPALFLTLIAFSLLLLQSSVDELLNPRLRKA, via the coding sequence ATGGCGAATCTCATGCGCCTCAACCGGCGATTTTTGTTCAGCGTGATCATGTTGTGCTTGGTCATCAGTTTTGGTTTTCTCGGTCCGGTGATCCTGGGCAGGGACAAACCGTTGGCGACGGTTGGCGGGCTGTACGACCACCCCTCGGAAAAAGCGTGGCTGGGCACGGACAATTTCGGACGCGATGTGTTCACCCAGTTAATGCACGGCATTCGCACGTCGCTCATCATCGGAGCGATTGCCGGCGCAGAAGCCATCTTGATCGGACTAGTGATCGGGACGTTGGCGGGTTACATTGGCGGCATCGTCGAAGAGGTGTTGATGGCGACGACCAACGTGGTGATCACGATTCCCTCCATCGTGATTTTGATTTTGCTTTCGATTGCGATTAGCACGCGTTCCATCGTCGCGATGGGATTGATCATCGGGCTAACCAGTTGGCCCTGGACGGCGCGCGCGGTGCGCGCGCAAACGAGCAGTCTGCGCACGCGCGAGCACGTGGACATTGCGCGTCTCTCCGGCGCGGCAACTTTTGGATTGATCATCTGGGAAATCTTGCCCTACATGTTGTCGTACGTCGTGATGGCATTCGTCCTGCAACTCAACACCGGCATCTTGCAAGAAGCGACGTTGAGTATGCTGGGCTTGGGTCCGAGTGACACGATCTCGCTGGGGCAAATGTTGCACTGGGCGTTGTTGTGGGAATCGGTCCGCACCGGGGCATGGTGGGGCTTTGTGCCGCCCGCGTTGTTCCTCACCCTGATTGCCTTTTCGCTTTTGTTGTTGCAATCAAGCGTGGACGAGTTGTTGAACCCGCGTCTGCGAAAGGCATAG
- a CDS encoding ABC transporter substrate-binding protein, whose translation MLVGLVVVSACTTPTTAPTTAPTQPPAAAPTKAAAEPTKAAAAPTSAPAAATKAPAPTSAPVAPGQLPRNETLYIGGFQWGPPATFNPLAGVPAWPSTGIHEQIYETLFAFNVATGNLDPLLAKEYKFTDATTVVITLQNGTQWQDGKPLTTDDVVYTFGLAKTNKDLVYSDFWRYVTEMTSTGDRTIQLKLDPKVINPGIVKQRLATTRILPKHIWTEREKSGTALSQIVDNAPVGSGPYKLQVASAERVALVRDDNYWGKSIYGAPAPKYIVHPIFKSNDDGNLAFQRGEVDISQQFTPQIWLMWEQKKQPVGTWFKQEPYYIPGSIPMMHINTSKKGLDNLKVRRALAYSINYPLIAQTAMSRYSAPVQSSLILPTGGEAKYFNAEQTKSLGWEYNPAKAKEILEKELSAKKGADGIYVLPDGTRLGPWKVITPYGWTDWMTALSLVSQSAKEIGIDINTEFPEQPVVTSRVRNGDFDFALFGITGATPAAPWQRIRDMIDDRDVPDRGTQAFWNFGRFKPPAGTYELLDKAAAATDEATQKQLFGQLDKIFIENIPGIGLMYRPLEFYEFNETVWTGFPTSDNPWAPPMHQQAGIKILYKIKPK comes from the coding sequence ATGTTGGTTGGACTTGTCGTTGTGAGCGCGTGCACTACTCCAACTACCGCGCCAACAACCGCGCCCACTCAACCCCCCGCCGCCGCGCCGACCAAAGCCGCCGCGGAACCGACCAAAGCCGCTGCCGCGCCAACCTCTGCGCCCGCCGCGGCGACCAAAGCGCCCGCGCCAACCTCTGCGCCGGTCGCGCCGGGTCAACTCCCGCGCAACGAAACGCTCTACATCGGTGGCTTCCAGTGGGGACCACCGGCAACCTTCAATCCTCTGGCTGGCGTTCCAGCCTGGCCCAGCACCGGCATTCACGAGCAGATTTATGAAACATTGTTCGCGTTCAACGTGGCGACCGGTAATCTCGATCCGCTACTCGCGAAAGAGTACAAATTCACGGACGCAACGACCGTTGTGATTACGTTGCAAAATGGTACGCAGTGGCAGGATGGCAAACCACTCACGACGGACGACGTGGTCTACACCTTCGGACTTGCCAAGACGAACAAGGACCTGGTCTATAGTGACTTTTGGCGTTATGTGACTGAGATGACGTCTACCGGCGACCGCACGATCCAACTCAAACTCGATCCCAAAGTGATCAACCCTGGGATCGTCAAGCAACGTTTGGCGACGACGCGTATTCTGCCCAAGCATATTTGGACGGAACGCGAAAAATCCGGCACGGCTCTATCACAAATCGTAGACAACGCGCCAGTCGGCTCGGGTCCCTACAAATTGCAGGTTGCTTCGGCGGAGCGCGTCGCGTTGGTGCGTGACGACAACTACTGGGGCAAATCCATCTATGGTGCTCCCGCGCCCAAGTACATCGTCCATCCGATTTTCAAGAGCAACGACGACGGCAACCTCGCCTTTCAACGCGGCGAAGTGGACATTTCGCAACAGTTCACGCCGCAAATTTGGTTGATGTGGGAACAGAAAAAACAACCGGTGGGTACGTGGTTCAAACAAGAACCGTACTATATTCCCGGCAGCATCCCGATGATGCACATCAACACAAGCAAGAAGGGCTTGGATAATCTCAAAGTACGCCGCGCGCTCGCGTATTCGATCAACTATCCGCTCATCGCGCAGACTGCCATGTCGCGCTATTCAGCGCCGGTTCAATCCAGTCTCATTCTCCCCACCGGCGGCGAAGCCAAGTACTTTAACGCCGAACAAACCAAGAGTCTCGGCTGGGAGTACAATCCGGCAAAAGCCAAAGAGATTCTGGAAAAAGAACTGTCCGCCAAGAAAGGCGCGGACGGAATCTATGTGTTGCCCGATGGCACGCGCCTCGGTCCCTGGAAAGTCATCACCCCGTACGGCTGGACGGACTGGATGACCGCGCTCTCCCTGGTCTCGCAAAGCGCGAAAGAAATCGGCATTGACATCAACACCGAATTTCCCGAACAACCGGTCGTGACGAGCCGCGTGCGGAACGGCGACTTTGACTTTGCCCTGTTTGGCATCACGGGCGCGACACCCGCCGCGCCGTGGCAACGCATCCGCGATATGATTGACGACCGCGATGTGCCCGATCGCGGGACTCAAGCGTTCTGGAACTTTGGTCGCTTCAAACCCCCAGCCGGCACGTACGAACTGCTGGACAAAGCCGCCGCGGCAACCGACGAGGCAACCCAGAAGCAACTGTTCGGTCAACTCGATAAAATCTTTATCGAGAACATTCCTGGGATCGGGTTGATGTACCGCCCGCTCGAGTTCTACGAATTCAATGAAACGGTCTGGACGGGCTTTCCGACTTCGGACAATCCCTGGGCTCCGCCGATGCACCAACAAGCCGGGATCAAAATCCTCTACAAGATCAAGCCGAAGTAG
- a CDS encoding ABC transporter permease: MTRFQSYLLNKILWFMLAFCIALTLNFLLPRLIPGNPVDVIVGEMATGGTLSSETAQKVYAAYISEFGLDQPMWMQFLLYVRNLTRGDLGISFARSPSRVQDLIAQALPWTIALQLPAILVGWTLGNVLGVLVAYKGGWLDRGVFPTFMFISSMPYYCLSIILLYLFAVYWNIFPAAGGYSFALTPTWSWEFVRSVSEHYILPFGSLVLIFIGGQAIGMRAMSIYELDADYVRYSRSLGVADNRIIAYIFRNAMLPQVTGLALAIGSMVSGALITEVVFSYPGIGSLLFGSIRQNDYPVIQGITLLLMVAVLAANFLVDLAYGFIDPRIRARTSGER, translated from the coding sequence ATGACGCGATTTCAAAGTTATCTGCTCAACAAAATCCTTTGGTTCATGCTGGCATTTTGCATTGCCTTGACTCTCAACTTTTTATTGCCCCGACTAATCCCAGGTAATCCAGTAGATGTCATCGTCGGCGAGATGGCAACGGGTGGAACGTTGAGCAGCGAGACCGCGCAAAAAGTTTACGCCGCCTACATCAGCGAATTCGGGCTGGATCAACCGATGTGGATGCAGTTCCTGCTCTATGTGCGAAACTTGACGCGGGGTGACCTGGGAATCTCGTTCGCGCGTTCCCCGTCGCGTGTGCAAGACCTGATCGCGCAGGCGTTGCCGTGGACGATTGCGCTCCAACTGCCGGCGATTCTCGTCGGCTGGACGCTGGGCAATGTCCTGGGTGTGCTGGTCGCTTACAAGGGCGGCTGGTTGGATCGCGGCGTGTTTCCAACGTTCATGTTCATATCGAGTATGCCGTACTATTGTTTGTCCATCATCCTGCTCTATCTGTTCGCCGTGTACTGGAATATCTTTCCCGCCGCGGGCGGTTATAGTTTTGCGCTGACGCCAACCTGGAGTTGGGAATTTGTGCGGAGTGTGTCGGAACACTACATTCTGCCATTTGGCTCGCTCGTGTTGATTTTTATCGGTGGGCAAGCGATTGGTATGCGCGCCATGTCTATCTACGAGCTGGACGCGGATTACGTGCGTTACTCGCGCAGTCTGGGCGTCGCCGACAACCGGATCATCGCCTACATTTTTCGCAACGCGATGTTGCCCCAGGTCACCGGGTTGGCTTTGGCGATTGGCTCGATGGTGAGCGGCGCGCTCATCACCGAGGTCGTCTTTTCGTACCCTGGGATCGGCAGTTTGCTGTTCGGCTCGATTCGCCAAAACGATTATCCGGTCATTCAAGGAATCACCCTCTTGCTAATGGTCGCGGTCTTGGCGGCGAATTTTCTAGTTGACCTGGCATACGGCTTTATTGATCCGCGCATTCGCGCGCGCACATCCGGGGAACGGTAA